One stretch of Amycolatopsis tolypomycina DNA includes these proteins:
- a CDS encoding molybdopterin oxidoreductase family protein → MGKRDGITEPWGTRTPYGPGEPWPVRVDSRLADGLRPEDVDRWVRSAAVLHSNGDGLDIAVKDGRIAGVRGRADDRVNHGRLDPKDLFGWQANSSPDRLTTPLVRKNGELVEASWDEAMDLVVSRSKELLDEQGPGALGFYTSGQLFAEEYYTLAAIARGGLGTNHLDGNTRLCTATAAAALKESFGCDGQPASYTDVDHADVIALFGHNMAETQAVLWSRVLDRLAGPNPPAVLCVDPRDTPVARAATLHLAPLPGTNVALMNGILHEIVEHGWVDREYVDRCTVGYDDLAALVADYPPERAAEISGVDAGRIREAARLLGSAERLLCTVLQGFYQSHQASAAAVQVNNLVLLRGMLGRPGAGVLQMNGQPTAENTRECGADGDLTGFRNWANDAHVAELARLWNVDTGQIPHYGPPTHLMQMLRYAETGTLRFLWVSATNPAVSLPELSRIRSILDSSRLFLVVQDAFRTETTEFADVVLPAAIWGEKTGTFTNADRTVHLSEKAVDPPGQARPDLDIFLDYARRMDFRGKDGEPFPQWHDAETAFEAWKSASAGRPCDYSGLSYAKLREAGGIQWPCTSDSPHGTERLYADGKFFAQPDYCESYGRDLVTGAPLEPAEYRAMNPDGKAMLKAAEYVPPHETPDEEHPFFLVNGRTIHHFHTRTKTGRAPELRAAAPEVWLEVSERDAAAAGLAEGDLAEVSTPRGAVRARVRVGGIRDGVLFLPFHYGYWDVEHPAGKDGDRAANELTFTDWDPVSKQPLFKTAAAALRKVAAVASPRPQPMPAAVDEEVVR, encoded by the coding sequence GTGGGAAAGCGCGACGGCATCACCGAACCCTGGGGGACCAGAACGCCCTACGGACCGGGGGAGCCGTGGCCGGTGCGGGTGGACAGCCGGCTCGCCGACGGCCTGCGTCCCGAGGACGTCGACCGCTGGGTCCGCAGCGCCGCGGTGCTGCACTCCAACGGTGACGGCCTCGACATCGCCGTGAAGGACGGCCGGATCGCCGGCGTCCGCGGCCGCGCCGACGACCGCGTCAACCACGGCCGCCTCGACCCGAAGGACCTCTTCGGCTGGCAGGCGAACTCCTCGCCCGACCGGCTGACGACGCCGCTGGTGCGCAAGAACGGTGAGCTCGTCGAGGCTTCGTGGGACGAAGCGATGGACCTGGTCGTCTCGCGCAGCAAGGAACTGCTGGACGAGCAGGGGCCGGGCGCGCTCGGCTTCTACACCAGCGGCCAGCTGTTCGCCGAGGAGTACTACACCCTCGCCGCGATCGCCCGCGGCGGCCTTGGCACCAACCACCTCGACGGCAACACCCGGCTCTGCACGGCGACCGCGGCCGCGGCGCTGAAGGAGTCCTTCGGCTGCGACGGCCAGCCGGCGTCCTACACCGACGTCGACCACGCCGACGTCATCGCCCTCTTCGGGCACAACATGGCCGAAACGCAGGCCGTCCTGTGGTCGCGCGTGCTCGACCGGCTCGCCGGGCCGAACCCGCCCGCGGTGCTGTGCGTCGACCCGCGGGACACCCCGGTCGCCCGGGCGGCGACGCTGCACCTGGCGCCGCTGCCCGGGACCAACGTCGCGCTGATGAACGGGATCCTGCACGAGATCGTCGAGCACGGGTGGGTCGACCGCGAGTACGTCGACCGCTGCACGGTCGGCTACGACGACCTGGCGGCGCTGGTCGCGGACTACCCGCCCGAGCGCGCCGCCGAGATCAGCGGCGTCGACGCCGGGCGGATCCGCGAAGCCGCCCGGCTGCTGGGCTCGGCGGAGCGGCTGCTGTGCACGGTGCTGCAGGGGTTCTACCAGTCGCACCAGGCGTCCGCGGCCGCCGTGCAGGTGAACAACCTCGTGCTGCTGCGCGGGATGCTGGGCAGGCCCGGCGCCGGCGTGCTGCAGATGAACGGCCAGCCCACCGCCGAGAACACCCGCGAATGCGGCGCGGACGGCGACCTGACCGGGTTCCGCAACTGGGCCAACGACGCGCACGTGGCCGAGCTGGCGCGGCTGTGGAACGTCGACACCGGGCAGATCCCGCACTACGGGCCGCCGACGCACCTCATGCAGATGCTGCGCTACGCCGAAACCGGCACCCTGCGGTTCCTGTGGGTGTCGGCGACCAACCCGGCCGTGTCGCTGCCCGAGCTGTCCCGCATCCGGTCCATTCTGGACTCTTCGCGGCTGTTCCTGGTCGTGCAGGACGCGTTCCGCACGGAGACCACCGAGTTCGCCGACGTCGTGCTGCCCGCGGCGATCTGGGGCGAGAAGACCGGCACGTTCACCAACGCCGACCGCACGGTGCACCTGTCGGAGAAGGCGGTCGACCCGCCCGGGCAGGCGCGTCCGGACCTGGACATCTTCCTGGACTACGCGCGGCGGATGGACTTCCGGGGCAAGGACGGCGAACCGTTCCCGCAGTGGCACGACGCCGAAACGGCGTTCGAGGCCTGGAAGAGCGCGTCGGCGGGACGGCCGTGCGACTACAGCGGCTTGAGCTACGCGAAGCTGCGTGAAGCAGGCGGCATCCAGTGGCCGTGCACTTCGGACAGTCCTCACGGGACCGAGCGGCTGTACGCCGACGGGAAGTTCTTCGCCCAGCCGGACTATTGCGAGAGCTACGGCCGCGACCTCGTCACCGGGGCACCGCTGGAACCGGCCGAGTACCGGGCGATGAACCCGGACGGCAAGGCGATGCTGAAGGCGGCCGAATACGTCCCGCCGCACGAGACGCCCGACGAGGAACACCCGTTCTTCCTGGTCAACGGCCGGACGATCCACCACTTCCACACCCGCACGAAGACCGGCCGGGCCCCGGAACTGCGCGCGGCGGCCCCGGAGGTGTGGCTGGAGGTGTCCGAACGCGACGCTGCGGCCGCCGGCCTGGCCGAAGGCGACCTCGCGGAGGTCTCGACGCCCCGCGGGGCGGTCCGCGCCCGCGTCCGCGTCGGCGGCATCCGCGACGGCGTGCTGTTCCTGCCGTTCCACTACGGCTACTGGGACGTCGAGCACCCGGCGGGCAAGGACGGCGACCGCGCGGCCAACGAGCTGACGTTCACCGACTGGGACCCGGTGTCGAAGCAGCCCCTGTTCAAGACGGCCGCGGCGGCGCTGCGCAAGGTCGCCGCCGTCGCGTCCCCGCGGCCGCAGCCGATGCCGGCGGCCGTCGACGAGGAGGTCGTCCGATGA
- a CDS encoding MarR family winged helix-turn-helix transcriptional regulator, whose product MTQTWAESDGADAALAALRAMVLIADSTVERNTEQLTLTQFRALRVVVDRTPVTMGRVARELAMNPSSVTRACDRLAALNLLEKAPNPLNRRETLLAPTGPGRQLVDRVDRDRRRVLAGVLRRLDPPARASAVAAFERFARAVETDESAPHSLLRRAN is encoded by the coding sequence GTGACGCAAACGTGGGCGGAGTCAGACGGTGCCGACGCGGCCTTGGCCGCGCTCCGGGCGATGGTGCTGATCGCCGACTCGACCGTCGAGCGGAACACCGAGCAGCTGACGCTGACCCAGTTCCGCGCGCTGCGGGTGGTGGTCGACCGGACGCCGGTCACCATGGGCCGGGTGGCGCGCGAGCTGGCCATGAACCCGTCGTCGGTCACCCGGGCGTGTGATCGGCTGGCGGCGCTGAACCTGCTGGAAAAGGCGCCCAACCCGCTGAACCGGCGGGAGACGCTGCTCGCCCCGACCGGGCCGGGACGCCAGCTCGTGGACCGCGTCGACCGCGACCGCCGCCGGGTGCTGGCGGGCGTCCTGCGGCGGCTCGACCCGCCGGCGCGGGCGTCCGCGGTCGCCGCGTTCGAGCGGTTCGCGCGCGCGGTCGAAACGGACGAATCGGCACCCCATTCACTGTTGCGTCGCGCAAACTAA
- a CDS encoding thiamine pyrophosphate-requiring protein: MSQTVGDHLLQRLREWGVDQVFAYPGDGINGIVAAFGKADNQPRFVQARHEEMAAFAAVGYAKFSGKVGVCMATSGPGAIHLLNGLYDAKLDHVPVVAIVGQTARSAMGGSYQQEVDLQALYKDVASEYLVEVNVAEQLPNALDRAIRTAESSRCPTALIIPADLQEEPYSPPQHAFKQVPSSPPGTAWSRPVPAEADLDAAAEVLNAGEKVAILVGQGARGAAEEVRQVAEVTGAGVAKALLGKDVLPDDLPWVTGSIGLLGTRPSYELMRDCDTLLIVGSNFPYSQFLPDFGQARAVQIDLDGRLIGMRYPTEVNLVGDSAATLRALLPKLAGKPGRSWRETIEKNVASWWDTVDKEAAVDADPVNPMAIVNELSKRIPEDAIVTADSGSSTNWYARNLRMRRNMRGSLSGTLATMGPGVPYAIGAKFAHPGRPVIALVGDGAMQMNGLAELITIARYQHLWSDPRCVICVFHNNDLNQVTWELRAMGGAPKFEESQTLPDVDYAGFALSLGLAAVTVDKPDQLASAWDTVLSAGKAAVLDVRCDPDVPPIPPHATFAQVKSATEAVLKGDPDAFHLVAQGVKTKLQEFLPGGKHR; encoded by the coding sequence ATGAGCCAGACAGTCGGTGACCACCTGCTCCAGCGCCTGCGCGAGTGGGGCGTGGACCAGGTCTTCGCCTACCCCGGCGACGGCATCAACGGGATCGTCGCCGCGTTCGGCAAAGCGGACAACCAGCCCCGGTTCGTGCAGGCCCGGCACGAGGAGATGGCCGCGTTCGCGGCCGTCGGCTACGCGAAGTTCAGCGGCAAGGTCGGTGTCTGCATGGCCACGTCGGGCCCGGGCGCGATCCACCTGCTCAACGGGCTCTACGACGCCAAGCTCGACCACGTCCCGGTGGTCGCGATCGTCGGCCAGACCGCGCGCAGCGCGATGGGCGGCAGCTACCAGCAGGAGGTCGACCTGCAGGCGCTCTACAAGGACGTCGCGAGCGAGTACCTCGTCGAGGTCAACGTCGCCGAGCAGCTGCCGAACGCGCTCGACCGGGCGATCCGGACGGCCGAGTCGTCCCGCTGCCCGACCGCCCTGATCATCCCGGCGGACCTGCAGGAGGAGCCGTACTCGCCGCCGCAGCACGCGTTCAAGCAGGTGCCCTCCAGCCCGCCGGGCACGGCGTGGTCCCGGCCGGTGCCTGCCGAGGCGGACCTCGACGCGGCGGCCGAGGTGCTCAACGCCGGCGAGAAGGTCGCCATCCTGGTCGGGCAGGGCGCGCGCGGCGCGGCCGAGGAGGTCCGCCAGGTCGCCGAGGTCACCGGCGCCGGCGTCGCGAAGGCGTTGCTGGGCAAGGACGTCCTGCCCGACGACCTGCCGTGGGTGACCGGCTCGATCGGGCTGCTCGGCACCCGGCCGAGCTACGAGCTGATGCGCGACTGCGACACGCTGCTGATCGTCGGCTCGAACTTCCCGTACAGCCAGTTCCTGCCGGACTTCGGCCAGGCCCGCGCCGTCCAGATCGACCTCGACGGCCGGCTGATCGGGATGCGCTACCCGACCGAGGTCAACCTGGTCGGCGACAGCGCGGCCACCCTGCGGGCGCTGCTGCCGAAGCTGGCGGGCAAGCCCGGCCGGTCGTGGCGGGAGACGATCGAGAAGAACGTCGCCTCCTGGTGGGACACCGTCGACAAGGAAGCCGCCGTCGACGCCGATCCGGTCAACCCGATGGCCATCGTCAACGAGCTGTCGAAGCGGATCCCGGAGGACGCCATCGTCACCGCGGACTCCGGCTCGTCGACCAACTGGTACGCGCGCAACCTGCGGATGCGCCGTAACATGCGCGGGTCGCTCTCGGGCACCCTGGCCACGATGGGCCCGGGAGTGCCGTACGCGATCGGCGCCAAGTTCGCCCACCCCGGCCGGCCGGTGATCGCGCTGGTCGGCGACGGCGCCATGCAGATGAACGGCCTCGCCGAGCTGATCACCATCGCGCGGTACCAGCACCTGTGGAGCGACCCGCGGTGCGTGATCTGCGTGTTCCACAACAACGACCTCAACCAGGTCACCTGGGAGCTGCGCGCGATGGGCGGCGCGCCGAAGTTCGAGGAATCCCAGACGTTGCCGGACGTCGACTACGCCGGCTTCGCGCTTTCGCTCGGGCTCGCCGCCGTCACGGTCGACAAGCCGGACCAGCTGGCCTCGGCCTGGGACACCGTGCTGTCGGCGGGCAAGGCGGCGGTGCTGGACGTCCGCTGCGACCCGGACGTGCCGCCGATCCCGCCGCACGCCACCTTCGCGCAGGTGAAGTCGGCGACCGAGGCGGTCCTCAAGGGCGACCCGGACGCGTTCCACCTGGTCGCGCAGGGCGTCAAGACGAAGCTGCAGGAGTTCCTGCCGGGCGGGAAGCACCGATGA
- a CDS encoding SDR family oxidoreductase, which produces MTDPHQVVVVTGASGGIGRAVARAFGARQARVALLARGERGLDAAAEDVTRAGGTALAVPADVADFPQVDAAASRVERELGPIDVWVNVAFTSVFAPFAEIGPDEFRRVTEVSYLGYVHGTMAALHRMQPRDRGTIVQVGSALAYRGIPLQSAYCGAKHAIQGFNEALRCELLHDGSHVRTTMVQMPAVNTPQFSWVRSKLPHQAQPVPPIYQPEVAARAVLHAADHPRRREYWVGGSTVGTLLANAVAPGILDRYLARTGYRAQQTGAEKPPDRPENLWSPADRGRDFGAHGRFDEQATPRSGQLWASRHHGVVAAAGGVLAATALAVWRRARA; this is translated from the coding sequence ATGACAGACCCGCACCAGGTCGTCGTCGTGACCGGGGCCAGCGGCGGCATCGGCCGCGCGGTCGCGCGGGCGTTCGGGGCCCGGCAGGCCCGGGTCGCCCTGCTCGCGCGCGGGGAACGGGGACTCGATGCCGCCGCGGAGGACGTCACCCGCGCCGGCGGGACCGCCCTGGCCGTCCCCGCCGACGTCGCCGACTTCCCGCAGGTCGACGCCGCCGCGTCCCGGGTCGAGCGGGAGCTGGGCCCGATCGACGTGTGGGTGAACGTGGCGTTCACGTCGGTGTTCGCGCCGTTCGCCGAGATCGGGCCGGACGAGTTCCGCCGCGTCACCGAAGTCAGCTACCTGGGGTACGTGCACGGCACGATGGCGGCCCTGCACCGGATGCAGCCGCGCGACCGGGGCACGATCGTGCAGGTCGGCTCGGCGCTGGCGTACCGCGGAATCCCGTTGCAGAGCGCGTATTGCGGCGCGAAGCACGCGATCCAGGGGTTCAACGAGGCGCTGCGCTGCGAGCTGCTGCACGACGGCAGCCACGTCCGCACCACGATGGTGCAGATGCCGGCGGTCAACACGCCGCAATTCTCGTGGGTCCGGTCCAAGCTGCCGCACCAGGCCCAGCCGGTGCCGCCGATCTACCAGCCGGAGGTCGCGGCCCGCGCGGTGCTGCACGCGGCCGACCACCCGCGCCGGCGCGAATACTGGGTGGGCGGGAGCACGGTCGGGACGTTGCTCGCGAACGCCGTCGCGCCGGGGATTCTCGATCGCTACCTGGCGAGGACGGGGTACCGCGCCCAGCAGACGGGGGCCGAGAAGCCGCCGGACCGGCCGGAGAACCTGTGGTCGCCGGCGGACCGCGGGCGGGACTTCGGGGCGCACGGCCGGTTCGACGAGCAGGCGACGCCGAGGAGCGGGCAGCTGTGGGCGAGCCGGCACCACGGGGTGGTCGCCGCGGCCGGAGGTGTCCTGGCCGCGACGGCGCTGGCGGTGTGGCGGCGGGCGCGGGCGTGA
- a CDS encoding TetR/AcrR family transcriptional regulator translates to MTAEPAAAVRPRNRRQLIVEAGAAVFSERGYHAASMEEIAARVGITAAALYRHFPNKYALFAECANVMADRLVAALAEVPPAASLDALFAAVARVTVAHRETGGVYRWEARYLERDDRRLLAGKFAHVVDRVAAAVRREHPGPEEHLRAVAALGAIGSVTTHHNAIAQRRLEDLLQAAARRVAATDPAAAAAPPVEIPAPPVPRTRRSEILAAAVPLFERDGFATVTNGRIAEAVGLVPSALYRYFPGKADILAAACLQAAGLLAQAVDHNLRGKTGPHAALSALTATYVAYSFEHSALNSVANAEIAGLPEALRRPLVAAQREHIAVWEQHLRQARPDLDARGARVLVHAGFGVVVEAGRRLRWADSPRHRAAVAALLVSALGV, encoded by the coding sequence GTGACCGCCGAGCCGGCCGCGGCCGTCCGGCCGCGCAACCGCAGGCAGCTCATCGTCGAGGCGGGCGCAGCGGTGTTCAGCGAGCGCGGTTACCACGCGGCGTCGATGGAGGAGATCGCGGCGCGCGTGGGCATCACCGCGGCCGCCCTGTACCGGCACTTCCCGAACAAGTACGCGTTGTTCGCCGAGTGCGCGAACGTCATGGCGGACCGGCTCGTCGCGGCGCTCGCCGAGGTGCCCCCGGCCGCGTCCCTCGACGCGCTCTTCGCCGCCGTCGCCCGGGTGACCGTCGCCCACCGGGAGACCGGGGGCGTGTACCGCTGGGAGGCCCGGTACCTCGAGCGCGACGACCGCCGGCTGCTGGCCGGCAAGTTCGCCCACGTCGTCGACCGCGTGGCGGCCGCGGTGCGGCGCGAGCACCCGGGGCCCGAGGAACACCTGCGGGCCGTGGCGGCGCTGGGGGCCATCGGGTCGGTCACGACGCACCACAACGCGATCGCCCAGCGCCGGCTCGAAGACCTGCTGCAGGCGGCCGCCCGGCGCGTCGCCGCCACCGACCCCGCCGCGGCGGCCGCGCCGCCGGTCGAGATCCCCGCCCCGCCGGTGCCGCGGACCCGGCGTTCGGAGATCCTCGCGGCGGCCGTCCCGCTGTTCGAGCGGGACGGGTTCGCCACCGTCACGAACGGCCGGATCGCCGAGGCGGTGGGGCTGGTGCCGTCCGCGCTCTACCGCTACTTCCCCGGCAAGGCCGACATCCTGGCCGCGGCGTGCCTGCAGGCGGCGGGCCTGCTGGCCCAGGCGGTCGACCACAACCTGCGCGGGAAGACCGGCCCGCACGCCGCGCTCAGCGCCCTGACGGCGACGTACGTGGCGTACAGCTTCGAGCACAGCGCCCTCAACAGCGTGGCCAACGCGGAGATCGCCGGCTTGCCGGAGGCGTTGCGCCGCCCGCTGGTGGCGGCGCAGCGCGAGCACATCGCGGTGTGGGAGCAGCACCTGCGCCAGGCCCGCCCGGACCTCGACGCCCGCGGCGCCCGGGTCCTGGTCCACGCCGGCTTCGGCGTGGTGGTGGAGGCCGGCCGGCGGCTGCGGTGGGCGGACAGCCCGCGGCACCGCGCCGCCGTGGCCGCCTTGCTGGTGAGCGCGCTCGGGGTGTGA
- a CDS encoding oxygenase MpaB family protein, translating into MSNLSRRNAISLGVALGLASAASAVPAWASTAAPDPWWVWDDEVDALMAGLVDGGRVPAVNTALRSWVDNDDPLPSGLPADLAAWLQRVNRLPSWADPAKLRRAADFNRRKDTYLFLLYGLGSGIMSTVIPREARSVYWSAGGADMQDRAAKTFTFGYDLSDLNAFQPSGQFVVTATKTRLVHAAVRHLLPQSPHWRAVADERIPISNGDILVTFHSLGTFVHRKLREWHVPMSAADEAAFLHQWQVAMHLLGVRDEFIPQTWAAADAQSAQVLTPLLAPTPEGKELAADLLGLTAQIDLGVTRGFLNEFVRYVLSNEVGDWLGLPRDYAAATLIRTGWPAYIAFREGLLPIAPAGFYLFDQFVRALAMLFLNKGTSSTSTPITIPTGNRPGA; encoded by the coding sequence ATGAGCAATCTCAGCAGGAGGAACGCGATCTCCCTCGGCGTCGCCCTCGGTCTGGCCAGTGCCGCGAGCGCCGTCCCGGCCTGGGCGTCGACGGCCGCGCCCGACCCCTGGTGGGTGTGGGACGACGAAGTCGACGCGCTCATGGCCGGGCTCGTCGACGGCGGCCGGGTCCCCGCGGTCAACACCGCGCTGCGGTCGTGGGTGGACAACGACGACCCGCTGCCGTCCGGCCTGCCCGCCGACCTCGCCGCCTGGCTCCAGCGGGTCAACCGGCTGCCCTCCTGGGCCGACCCCGCCAAGCTGCGCCGCGCCGCCGACTTCAACCGGCGCAAGGACACCTACCTGTTCCTGCTCTACGGCCTGGGCAGCGGCATCATGAGCACGGTCATCCCGCGGGAGGCCCGGTCGGTCTACTGGTCGGCGGGCGGCGCGGACATGCAGGACCGCGCGGCGAAGACGTTCACCTTCGGCTACGACTTGAGCGACCTGAACGCGTTCCAGCCGAGCGGCCAGTTCGTCGTCACGGCCACCAAGACACGCCTGGTGCACGCGGCGGTGCGGCACCTGCTGCCGCAGTCGCCGCACTGGCGGGCCGTCGCCGACGAGCGGATCCCGATCAGCAACGGCGACATCCTGGTGACCTTCCACAGCCTCGGCACCTTCGTGCACCGGAAGCTGCGCGAATGGCACGTCCCCATGTCGGCGGCGGACGAAGCCGCCTTCCTGCACCAGTGGCAGGTCGCCATGCACCTGCTCGGCGTCCGCGACGAGTTCATCCCGCAGACGTGGGCCGCGGCGGACGCGCAGTCGGCGCAGGTGCTCACGCCGTTGCTCGCCCCGACGCCGGAGGGCAAGGAGCTCGCCGCGGACCTGCTCGGCCTGACCGCCCAGATCGACCTGGGCGTCACCCGCGGCTTCCTCAACGAGTTCGTGCGGTACGTGCTCAGCAACGAGGTCGGCGACTGGCTCGGCCTGCCGCGCGACTACGCGGCGGCCACCCTGATCCGCACCGGGTGGCCCGCGTACATCGCCTTCCGGGAGGGCCTGCTGCCCATCGCCCCGGCGGGCTTCTACCTCTTCGACCAGTTCGTCCGCGCGCTCGCCATGCTGTTCCTCAACAAGGGCACGTCCTCGACGAGCACGCCGATCACGATCCCGACCGGCAACCGGCCCGGCGCCTGA
- a CDS encoding RICIN domain-containing protein, whose product MDTSRQRPRVRRGLAALLITGALTGALTAPAQAADESISVDFSVAGGAPTSRASGWIYGMTENASNPPDHFFRDVNFQAMRAGGAQLDSPGGWVSGKYDRRWNATRAQLLRTRSLGGRFVLLVHDLWGADGYPISRFPGDNGDWSDYDAFLTRLINDVRATGAPVEWDIWNEPNITLFWNRPQSQYFALWQRAYQRIRAAFPAQPIVGPSLAGVPSTSAGWWTQYLDFVRGSNTVPDIVSWHSLPGDPVANVAAADASLGARGIPHPRPYQINEYGASNEQNPGDGAWYIARLERAGADGLRANWASGGNLHNDLGNLLVRNSAGRYLPKGEWWAYRFYAAQAGQIVSSKPSPAYDPFATKAAGVAKVLVGGGGTTGNVAVALQRLDTTAGVVQNNQVRVVVQQIPFNGGAAVQGPVTIRDSVVAVSGNAVTVNVPHAGLDDALSITLLPPSDGSFQTVAVAQHSQQCLDNTDLGTADGNRQQQDFCEGGAQQQWTFRPVAGVAGAYTVVNQQSGKCLEVAGASADDGAAVQQRTCTDGATNQQFSPRRVTYGGNDAHDYQLVARHSGKCVDVSGVSTAARGAVIQWTCKPVNQNSPLNQTWRLWGRGPA is encoded by the coding sequence GTGGACACCTCGCGTCAGCGGCCCCGCGTCCGCCGTGGCCTGGCCGCCCTCCTGATCACCGGGGCGCTCACCGGCGCCCTCACCGCACCCGCCCAGGCCGCCGACGAGTCGATCTCCGTCGACTTCTCCGTCGCCGGTGGTGCGCCCACCTCCCGGGCCTCCGGGTGGATCTACGGCATGACCGAAAACGCCTCGAACCCACCCGACCACTTCTTCCGGGACGTGAACTTCCAGGCGATGCGGGCCGGCGGCGCGCAGCTCGACAGCCCGGGCGGGTGGGTGTCGGGCAAGTACGACCGGCGGTGGAACGCCACCCGCGCCCAGCTCCTGCGCACCCGCTCGCTCGGCGGCCGGTTCGTCCTGCTCGTCCACGACCTCTGGGGCGCCGACGGCTACCCGATCTCCCGCTTCCCCGGCGACAACGGCGACTGGTCCGACTACGACGCCTTCCTCACCCGCCTGATCAACGACGTCCGCGCGACGGGCGCCCCGGTCGAGTGGGACATCTGGAACGAGCCCAACATCACGCTCTTCTGGAACCGGCCGCAGAGCCAGTACTTCGCCCTGTGGCAGCGCGCCTACCAGCGCATCCGGGCGGCCTTCCCGGCACAGCCGATCGTCGGCCCGAGCCTGGCCGGGGTGCCGTCGACTTCGGCGGGCTGGTGGACGCAGTACCTCGACTTCGTCCGCGGCTCGAACACCGTTCCCGACATCGTCAGCTGGCACTCCCTGCCGGGCGACCCGGTGGCGAACGTCGCCGCGGCGGACGCGTCACTCGGCGCGCGCGGCATCCCGCACCCGCGGCCGTACCAGATCAACGAATACGGGGCGTCGAACGAGCAGAACCCCGGTGACGGCGCCTGGTACATCGCCCGGCTCGAGCGCGCCGGCGCCGACGGGCTGCGCGCCAACTGGGCCAGCGGCGGGAACCTGCACAACGACCTCGGGAACCTGCTCGTCCGCAACTCCGCGGGCCGGTACCTGCCCAAGGGCGAGTGGTGGGCCTACCGCTTCTACGCCGCGCAGGCCGGCCAGATCGTGTCCTCGAAGCCGAGCCCGGCCTACGACCCGTTCGCCACGAAGGCGGCCGGGGTGGCGAAGGTCCTGGTCGGCGGCGGTGGCACCACCGGGAACGTCGCGGTCGCCCTGCAGCGCCTGGACACCACCGCCGGTGTCGTCCAGAACAACCAGGTGCGGGTCGTCGTCCAGCAGATCCCGTTCAACGGCGGGGCCGCGGTCCAGGGCCCGGTGACCATCCGGGACTCGGTGGTGGCCGTCTCCGGCAACGCCGTGACCGTCAACGTCCCGCACGCCGGCCTCGACGACGCGCTGAGCATCACCCTGCTGCCGCCCTCGGACGGCAGCTTCCAGACCGTCGCCGTCGCCCAGCACTCCCAGCAGTGCCTGGACAACACCGACCTGGGCACCGCGGACGGCAACCGGCAGCAGCAGGACTTCTGCGAGGGCGGCGCCCAGCAGCAGTGGACCTTCCGCCCGGTGGCGGGCGTCGCCGGCGCGTACACCGTCGTCAACCAGCAGAGCGGCAAGTGCCTCGAGGTGGCCGGTGCCTCGGCCGACGACGGCGCCGCCGTCCAGCAGCGGACCTGCACCGACGGCGCCACCAACCAGCAGTTCTCCCCGCGCCGGGTGACCTACGGCGGCAACGACGCCCACGACTACCAGCTCGTCGCCCGGCACAGCGGCAAGTGCGTCGACGTCAGCGGCGTTTCCACGGCCGCCCGCGGCGCGGTGATCCAGTGGACCTGCAAGCCGGTCAACCAGAACAGCCCGCTCAACCAGACCTGGCGGCTGTGGGGCCGCGGACCGGCCTGA